The window ATTAGTGACATTTTACGGTTTGATATGTGGGCTAGACttcgtttttgtcatttttgcaaataataaaatgtgtgtaCTAtggatttaattattataacttattttgtcatttttgcgAGTGTCCCTAGTTATTAAACAACATAGTATTATATacaaatcaaccaaatgaGTCTTCTATTGCACTTTGAAACAAATACACAAGTccaagtttaatttaaaaaacaacaactaATAGCTTATTACATACATAGATTATATATGATCCttaaaactaaacataaaCTGTACAAGTTTGGATTTGACATAATAATTAGAAGGTTCTATATTGTTAGCAGATTAAGGTCAGTAAacttaaatatgtttaaattataataatgtgCTGTTACGCCCTTAAAGAACAGGGCATCCCTTGGCCACAACCCCAGGTGCTGTAGGGCACTTAGCCAAAGTACAATGATCATCAGCTCCTAAACCCCACCAATCAGGTCCAAAAATATCCTTCGATTGTAgtgtaaaatatataacaatccCCATAAATGCAACCCCAGCATCTAATGCTGCTGATAAGATATAGTTATGTCTTGCCCACCATCCTTTGTATTTCTTGTACACAtagaaattgaagaatattCCAACTATTCCCCATGTTATGTAGTTCACTGCTCTTGCTGGTGGCATTCCTCCTGTTGCTCCTATTATGATTGGCATGTTTATGAGTTtaatccatttcttttctggGAATTTGAGAGAGAGTAACCAAATTGGTAACGGGGCCAGTAATCCGATCAGGAAGAACCAGTTCATTTGTCCGTAGACGCCGTATTTCGTGAACATTCGTAATGGTCCTACTACACCCCATATTATTGATGCATTGTAGAATACGTCGTCGCCTGGACATGTCCATGGACTTCCTTCTGGTAATACGTTTGTGTCGCAAATGTTTGGTATGGTTGTTAGAAGCCACCATGCCGTGCCAAAGTAGACACTCGACGATACAACCGTTCCTACAAGCTGAGAAAGTGGGTTGTGTTTAAAATCGAAACAGTTGCAAATATATAGTAGATTGTGCTACTCAGTGCAATTACCTTTCTTCATACTATTTAAAAGCATCTTTTGAATGGtgttgaaaatgacaaaagtgaTCTTAATCATTTTTACCTGAACAGTGAACATGGATCTTGGTGGGATCTTCATGTAATGTCCTAATTTGAAATCACCAACAAAGCTAAGAGCTTGTGCCATGCTAATATAACCATAAGTTTTGAAAGCCACATTTGCAAGAGGCTTTCCTGGATAAATATAACCTATGATCAACTCTGTTATGACATTTAATCCTGGTTGCTGCACCAAACATTTAAGTGAAATAATCAGAATAATTATTTGACTATATGTTATatgtttgttaattaatatcattgttttaaatttgtttccGGTGAATataaggtatatatatattaccatATTTGTTGTGGCTTGAATGATTCCAATAGGCAGAGTGAAGAAGAGTGCGATTGCACAAGCAAGTAATATTCCCCACCATGGTAATTGGAGTTGTTTGTCAAAACCTTCACAAGCATACAACGCTAGAGCAACCATTGCAATCAAGATAATGTGAAACCACCATTGAGGCACTTCTTTAtagttctttttcattatccTTGTATGCACATCTCCAATTTGATTCATCGCCGTCGTGGTTTTCTTCCATAGTTGCCAAATTGTTCTGTAAAAACAACCAGAATCATATGAGAATTAGTTATTGAACCATATGTCATCTCTCGATTAATCATAACTGAACTCGAAACTATAAAAACTAATGTGTCGTCACTTACTTTCCATGGAAGAGAGCAACATGGGAAATAGTTGCGGTCAAAGTAGCGAAACTCAAGCCATAAGAAAAGGCGAAGAAGACACTCAAGTAAAGTTTGCTATAGCTTTCATAGCCAACTTGATCAAGATCAAAGGTTTTGCTGTTAAGAACTCTAGAAATGTTGTAGGGATTGCCTAAGGAGTCAAAAGTGTGAGAAGAAATGAAGGGAAAACGCTTGGCTTCATAGACGTTAGACCAATATGCAATGGGAAGCATAACATaaacaattaagaaaaaccCAACTAAGATATTGAGAATGGCAAAGCCAGGAGTGGCCAATGGACTGCCCAAGAAGGCAGCAACTGTTGACCAGTCGATACCAAACGAGCCGATACCGAGACCGTAGAAACCTGAACCTATCTGTTGAGCAACGATGGAGTCTTTCCAAATGAGACAAGCAATAGAGATACAAGAAATGGAGGGGAAGAGATAGCTAGGGATAAGGTAGTAAGAAAAGCTTGAGATAAAAATTAAGAGGAAAAATTGGAGCCTTGTATGTCCTCCTCTTGGcctcttctctttctcatgCAATGCCCTGAATTTTCATATGCTcaacattaaattttgtaacaCAACAATATAGTTTTTActagaaaataatatgaaaagtatatataacCTGAAAAGAGAAACCTGAACCAAATTTGCTGGCCACCA of the Cucumis sativus cultivar 9930 chromosome 3, Cucumber_9930_V3, whole genome shotgun sequence genome contains:
- the LOC101203028 gene encoding oligopeptide transporter 1, which produces MTGNHAEDVAPQSKLTDDMHDHKNHSSFSIQGEVEENDCPIEEVRLTVPITDDPSEAALTFRTWFLGLVSCCLLAFVNQFFGYRQNQLYISSVSAQIVALPLGKLMATTLPTKVFKLPIFNWSFSLNPGPFTLKEHVLITIFANCGSSSVYAVNIITIVKAFYHRNLHPAAALMLSMTTQMLGYGWAGIFRKFLVDSPYMWWPANLVQVSLFRALHEKEKRPRGGHTRLQFFLLIFISSFSYYLIPSYLFPSISCISIACLIWKDSIVAQQIGSGFYGLGIGSFGIDWSTVAAFLGSPLATPGFAILNILVGFFLIVYVMLPIAYWSNVYEAKRFPFISSHTFDSLGNPYNISRVLNSKTFDLDQVGYESYSKLYLSVFFAFSYGLSFATLTATISHVALFHGKTIWQLWKKTTTAMNQIGDVHTRIMKKNYKEVPQWWFHIILIAMVALALYACEGFDKQLQLPWWGILLACAIALFFTLPIGIIQATTNMQPGLNVITELIIGYIYPGKPLANVAFKTYGYISMAQALSFVGDFKLGHYMKIPPRSMFTVQLVGTVVSSSVYFGTAWWLLTTIPNICDTNVLPEGSPWTCPGDDVFYNASIIWGVVGPLRMFTKYGVYGQMNWFFLIGLLAPLPIWLLSLKFPEKKWIKLINMPIIIGATGGMPPARAVNYITWGIVGIFFNFYVYKKYKGWWARHNYILSAALDAGVAFMGIVIYFTLQSKDIFGPDWWGLGADDHCTLAKCPTAPGVVAKGCPVL